In Candidatus Dependentiae bacterium, one genomic interval encodes:
- a CDS encoding ATP-binding protein, whose translation MFKRNIKPVLEKALKRSPIVLLNGARQVGKSTLAKELLKEGGFNYLTFDDETVYLAAKSDPTSFIENIQKPVIIDEVQRVPELFLPIKKDIDNNRVPGRYLLTGSANPLLIPRLGDSLAGRMEIIDLMPLSQGEILGITETFIDTAFSDKPFKCPKKTLSKKELYHKVLVGGYPSVQGGDEEAVEAWMRSYINLLLQRDIKDLAQIEKLTELPNLLRVLAFRTSNLLNVAEVSREMKMVAPTVHRYIALLETIFIISLQLSWHTNLGLRFIKSPKVFFIDSGLLAYLLGINMERALIDSMQMGKVLENFIVGELKKQATWSKIKPEIHHLRTFEGKEVDIILEDRTGKIVGIEIKSGASVNASAFKGLKYLQEKVPDKLVKGIVLYGGSECVPFGKNMFALPINVLWE comes from the coding sequence ATGTTTAAACGAAACATTAAGCCGGTTTTAGAAAAAGCCCTTAAACGGAGCCCTATTGTTTTGCTTAACGGAGCACGTCAGGTAGGGAAATCAACTTTAGCAAAAGAATTGTTAAAAGAAGGGGGGTTTAATTATCTTACATTTGATGATGAAACGGTTTATTTGGCAGCAAAATCAGACCCAACAAGTTTTATTGAAAACATTCAAAAGCCGGTTATTATTGATGAAGTGCAGCGTGTGCCGGAGCTATTTTTACCGATAAAAAAAGATATTGATAATAATAGGGTTCCTGGGCGATATCTTTTGACCGGTTCGGCCAATCCATTATTAATTCCACGCTTAGGTGATTCTTTGGCTGGGCGTATGGAAATTATTGATTTAATGCCATTGTCTCAAGGTGAAATTTTAGGTATTACTGAAACATTTATCGATACAGCTTTTAGTGATAAGCCATTTAAATGTCCAAAAAAGACGTTATCAAAGAAGGAGCTTTATCATAAAGTTTTAGTTGGGGGTTATCCTTCAGTTCAGGGCGGGGATGAAGAGGCTGTTGAGGCATGGATGCGTTCATATATTAATCTGTTGTTGCAGCGTGATATTAAAGATTTGGCACAGATTGAAAAATTAACCGAATTGCCCAATTTATTAAGAGTATTGGCTTTTCGAACATCAAACTTGCTTAATGTTGCAGAGGTTTCGCGTGAAATGAAAATGGTTGCCCCTACGGTACATCGTTATATTGCACTTTTAGAAACAATTTTTATTATTTCATTGCAATTATCATGGCATACAAATTTGGGTTTACGTTTTATCAAATCTCCAAAAGTTTTTTTTATTGATTCCGGTTTGCTTGCTTATCTATTGGGTATCAATATGGAGCGAGCTTTAATTGATAGTATGCAGATGGGCAAAGTGCTAGAAAATTTTATTGTTGGAGAGTTAAAAAAACAGGCGACATGGAGCAAGATAAAACCTGAAATACATCACTTGCGTACTTTTGAAGGTAAAGAGGTCGATATCATTTTAGAGGATCGCACAGGCAAAATCGTTGGCATCGAGATCAAGAGTGGTGCAAGCGTGAATGCAAGTGCATTTAAAGGGTTAAAATACTTGCAAGAAAAAGTTCCCGATAAATTGGTTAAAGGCATTGTTTTATATGGTGGTTCTGAGTGCGTACCGTTTGGTAAAAACATGTTTGCATTACCAATTAATGTTCTTTGGGAGTAA
- the priA gene encoding primosomal protein N', which yields MFIQVRLLKGFPQPLLYEVPANLTQKDLTGSIVRVPIQKRIAQALVLRTFNYKPNSNFEIRPIEGIEKLPHDPHYMPFIQHLAQYYQTEPTYYLKRIHQFVAQKPISNTMQPDEQTKQIQSVTLTDEQQTAFDFVQQKITDHVFTPTVIHGVTGSGKTEVYKKLIEHAYAQNKTTLLLLPEVTLALQFERLLKIQFPQEIVLLSFHSASAAKDKKTIWQRLLNRQPTVIIGVHVPVLLPLPNLGLIIVDEEHEVGYQEKKHPKTNTKEAAIMRAKLHNIPIVLGSATPSVSTLYNIKQRGWHFFQLKKRFAGHFPKIKIVTLNDKKQRRNFWISQDLQNSIKDRLHKKEQTILFLNRRGHSFFVQCKSCSFIFECKNCSVSLTLHENNNLHCHYCAYSRALPAECPTCQAPEKDFIKKGVGTQKLVTIVQKLFPYARIARADMDTSTKKKEWKVTMNDFSNGDIDILIGTQTITKGYHFPKVTLVGIIWADLNLHFPRYNATETTLQQLIQVAGRAGRQTDESLVILQAMAEHHAFSYMKEIDYLQFYNEEIETRKEVNYPPCTRLIEIEVRAQSELAVIKDADKIIDQLFITNENDQLDATILGPAKPPVHKIKNCFSRVIYLKTDNMHHAYRLFNALNKKQYKSSIYFTPNPL from the coding sequence ATGTTCATTCAAGTTCGCTTACTCAAAGGCTTTCCACAACCATTACTGTATGAAGTCCCTGCAAATCTTACACAAAAAGATTTAACCGGCTCTATTGTGCGCGTTCCCATTCAAAAACGCATTGCGCAAGCTTTAGTGTTACGTACTTTTAACTATAAACCGAACAGCAATTTTGAAATTCGGCCCATTGAAGGTATTGAAAAACTTCCACATGATCCTCACTACATGCCGTTTATTCAACATCTAGCACAATACTACCAAACAGAACCAACCTATTATTTAAAACGCATACATCAATTTGTTGCACAAAAACCGATAAGCAACACTATGCAACCTGATGAACAAACAAAACAAATACAATCGGTTACTTTAACCGATGAACAACAAACTGCTTTTGACTTTGTACAACAAAAAATAACAGATCATGTTTTTACGCCCACGGTGATCCATGGAGTGACCGGGTCAGGAAAAACAGAAGTATATAAAAAATTGATTGAACATGCTTACGCACAAAATAAAACCACCCTTCTTTTACTGCCAGAAGTCACTTTAGCACTGCAGTTTGAACGTTTACTGAAAATACAATTTCCACAAGAAATTGTATTATTAAGTTTTCATTCAGCATCTGCCGCAAAAGATAAAAAAACGATTTGGCAACGCCTGCTCAATCGGCAACCGACAGTAATTATCGGTGTGCATGTACCGGTATTATTGCCATTACCAAATCTAGGATTGATCATTGTTGATGAAGAGCATGAAGTTGGTTATCAAGAAAAAAAACATCCAAAAACAAACACCAAAGAAGCTGCAATTATGCGCGCTAAACTACATAACATCCCTATTGTACTAGGCTCAGCAACGCCATCGGTCAGCACATTATACAACATTAAACAACGCGGATGGCATTTTTTTCAGCTCAAAAAACGATTTGCCGGTCATTTTCCCAAAATTAAAATCGTTACCTTAAATGATAAAAAACAACGACGCAACTTTTGGATCAGCCAAGATCTGCAGAATAGCATTAAAGATAGACTACACAAAAAAGAGCAAACAATTCTGTTTTTAAATCGTCGCGGACACAGCTTTTTTGTACAATGTAAATCGTGCAGCTTTATTTTTGAATGCAAAAACTGTTCGGTCAGCTTAACATTACATGAAAACAATAATTTACATTGTCATTATTGTGCATACTCTCGTGCATTGCCTGCTGAATGCCCTACTTGCCAAGCGCCGGAAAAAGATTTTATTAAAAAAGGTGTTGGTACACAAAAACTGGTTACTATAGTCCAAAAGTTGTTTCCTTACGCACGCATTGCACGAGCAGACATGGACACAAGCACCAAGAAGAAAGAATGGAAAGTAACTATGAATGACTTTAGTAATGGCGATATTGATATTTTAATTGGCACACAAACAATCACCAAGGGATACCATTTTCCTAAGGTGACTTTGGTTGGAATTATTTGGGCAGACTTGAATTTACATTTCCCTCGCTATAATGCGACTGAAACAACATTACAACAACTCATTCAAGTTGCCGGACGAGCGGGTCGACAAACAGATGAAAGCCTCGTCATTTTGCAAGCGATGGCAGAGCATCATGCATTTAGCTATATGAAAGAAATTGATTACTTACAGTTTTACAACGAAGAGATTGAAACACGCAAAGAAGTTAACTATCCACCATGCACACGATTGATTGAAATAGAAGTACGTGCACAAAGTGAACTTGCTGTAATAAAAGATGCGGATAAAATCATTGACCAACTGTTTATAACAAATGAAAACGACCAACTGGATGCAACTATTTTAGGTCCGGCAAAACCACCGGTTCACAAGATCAAAAACTGCTTTTCGCGCGTAATATACTTGAAAACTGACAACATGCATCACGCATATAGATTGTTCAATGCACTCAATAAAAAACAATATAAAAGTTCGATATACTTTACACCAAATCCATTATGA
- a CDS encoding methyltransferase, protein MSIWRLFALVCIFFVMSITFYCYFYYGDCIFFGRFLWQPKQTGSIMPTSRIAATELIQPMLAKDGPRNILEVGAGTGPVTEVVAEHLRPEDKFDVLELDDVLCDLLRDKFSAYEQLDIHCVPIEQWDPGYQYDVIISTVPLTNLNSEQIQPILHQFEQLAKSNGVISYLEYIGGMQLKQLVATEEQKIEMQKKEQLFDTFKNKHKTDTVSVLVNVPPTYVHHVNMLK, encoded by the coding sequence ATGTCAATATGGCGCTTATTTGCTTTAGTATGTATTTTTTTTGTTATGAGTATAACGTTCTATTGTTATTTCTATTATGGCGATTGTATTTTCTTTGGGCGTTTTTTATGGCAACCAAAGCAGACCGGCTCAATTATGCCAACTTCGCGTATTGCAGCAACTGAATTGATTCAACCAATGTTGGCAAAAGATGGCCCGCGCAATATTCTTGAAGTTGGTGCCGGTACCGGACCGGTAACTGAAGTTGTCGCGGAGCATTTACGGCCTGAAGATAAGTTCGATGTATTGGAATTGGATGATGTATTATGCGATTTATTGCGTGATAAATTTAGTGCATATGAACAACTGGATATTCATTGTGTGCCGATTGAGCAATGGGATCCGGGTTATCAATATGATGTAATTATTTCCACGGTCCCTTTGACTAATTTAAATTCTGAGCAAATTCAGCCGATATTACATCAATTTGAGCAGTTAGCAAAGTCGAATGGTGTGATATCATATCTTGAGTATATCGGTGGTATGCAATTAAAACAGTTGGTTGCGACAGAAGAGCAAAAAATTGAAATGCAAAAAAAAGAACAATTGTTCGATACATTTAAGAATAAACATAAAACAGATACAGTTTCAGTTTTAGTTAATGTGCCGCCAACTTATGTACATCATGTGAATATGTTAAAATAA
- a CDS encoding ATP-grasp domain-containing protein yields MHKLRVGVLMGGKSIENEVSFNSGRTVCDHLDAHRYDIIPLFQTTSGQLFLLPWHFLHRGKITDFVHRLKNEAQSIVWDDLKKCVDFIFIAMHGQFAEDGRLQGFLEILDIPYLGSNVFASALCMDKIIQKKILHQNGITVPRGINIYPLEIAAIKTKNNMNAIMTKLEENNLNFPLIIKPCYEGSSLGVHIVFDSNTLQNALINACYIAHKPQPVLIEEKIEGMEFSCISLTDYKTNTIMPLMPTEIVPEANSHFFCYDQKYMPGRASKFTPARCNDEQINLIQQICVKTAQILEITNIARIDGFLTKDNQVIIVDPNSLSGMGPASFLFREAAESHLSHTDVINHLIETELQSYGMLEPLLKQEKKEEDKMPLQKTRIAVLLGGRSNEREISLESGRNIAYKLSPTKYEVTTIFVSSKLELFPIGPKLLIRNSTKEIENLLNHDTKIKWADLPAIADFVFIGLHGGEGENGSVQGALEMLGIPYNGSAVLTSALCMDKYKTCNLLHAQGFNVPKNLLVEKNDFLNQREEIIKNITNTVPLPVIIKPHDDGCSMMVQKAKNKDEIVHALQNLFFHKKRYALIEECITGMELTVGCIGNEKAQALPPSQALSSADILSIEEKFLPGAGENQTPAPLPKKTLQFIQHEIESIYATLNCKGYARIDCFYQNEIESPTKKQRIVFIEANTLPGMTPATVLFHQAAELGIQPMDFIDTIVTLGIKEHTQQKPAENFQKSKMLRP; encoded by the coding sequence ATGCATAAGCTACGTGTTGGTGTTTTAATGGGTGGTAAATCAATCGAAAATGAGGTCTCTTTTAACTCAGGACGCACTGTATGCGATCATTTAGATGCACACCGCTATGATATAATCCCTTTATTTCAAACAACTTCAGGCCAACTTTTTTTGCTTCCTTGGCACTTTTTACATCGTGGAAAAATAACAGATTTTGTACATCGCCTAAAAAACGAAGCTCAATCAATCGTTTGGGATGACCTAAAAAAATGTGTCGATTTTATATTTATTGCAATGCATGGACAGTTTGCAGAAGATGGCCGACTACAAGGTTTTTTAGAAATTCTAGACATTCCCTATCTAGGATCTAATGTTTTTGCAAGTGCACTATGTATGGATAAAATAATTCAAAAAAAAATACTTCACCAAAACGGCATAACCGTCCCCCGCGGCATCAACATCTATCCATTAGAGATTGCAGCAATTAAAACTAAAAACAACATGAATGCAATAATGACAAAGCTAGAAGAAAACAACCTCAATTTCCCATTAATTATAAAACCGTGCTATGAAGGATCTAGCCTAGGAGTGCATATTGTATTTGATAGCAATACATTACAAAATGCCCTTATTAATGCTTGCTATATCGCTCACAAACCACAACCGGTGCTCATTGAAGAAAAAATAGAGGGCATGGAATTCTCATGCATTAGTTTGACCGATTATAAAACCAATACCATCATGCCATTAATGCCAACAGAAATTGTTCCTGAAGCCAATTCTCATTTCTTTTGCTATGACCAAAAATATATGCCGGGCCGTGCATCAAAGTTTACCCCCGCACGTTGCAATGATGAACAAATCAACCTAATACAGCAAATCTGCGTCAAAACTGCACAGATTTTAGAAATCACCAACATTGCACGCATTGATGGATTTCTAACAAAAGACAATCAAGTTATTATCGTTGACCCAAACAGTCTATCGGGGATGGGACCTGCAAGCTTTCTTTTTCGTGAAGCAGCCGAATCCCACTTAAGCCATACAGATGTCATAAATCATTTGATTGAAACCGAACTGCAATCATATGGAATGCTTGAACCATTACTCAAACAAGAAAAAAAAGAAGAAGACAAAATGCCTCTACAAAAAACACGGATAGCTGTTCTTTTGGGCGGACGATCTAATGAACGTGAAATTTCACTCGAATCCGGACGTAACATCGCCTATAAACTTTCGCCTACAAAGTATGAAGTGACAACTATTTTTGTTTCCAGCAAACTTGAACTGTTTCCTATCGGCCCAAAACTCCTCATTCGTAATTCAACAAAAGAGATAGAAAATCTATTAAATCATGATACAAAAATTAAATGGGCAGATTTGCCTGCTATTGCAGATTTTGTATTTATTGGACTACATGGAGGCGAAGGAGAAAATGGCTCAGTGCAAGGCGCTTTAGAAATGCTTGGTATTCCTTATAATGGCTCTGCTGTTTTGACCAGCGCACTGTGTATGGATAAATATAAAACATGTAACCTCCTCCATGCACAAGGATTCAATGTTCCAAAAAATCTGTTGGTTGAAAAAAACGACTTTTTAAATCAACGAGAGGAAATTATAAAAAATATTACCAATACAGTTCCGCTGCCGGTTATTATCAAACCGCACGATGACGGATGCAGCATGATGGTGCAAAAAGCAAAAAACAAAGATGAAATTGTTCATGCATTACAAAATTTATTTTTCCATAAAAAAAGATATGCACTGATAGAAGAATGCATAACAGGCATGGAATTGACCGTTGGTTGCATTGGCAATGAAAAAGCACAAGCATTACCACCAAGCCAGGCCTTGAGCTCTGCTGATATTTTATCAATCGAAGAAAAATTCTTGCCCGGTGCAGGAGAAAATCAAACACCCGCTCCATTACCAAAAAAAACACTACAGTTCATACAACATGAAATTGAATCAATATATGCAACTTTAAATTGTAAGGGCTATGCGCGCATCGACTGTTTTTACCAAAATGAAATAGAAAGCCCTACAAAAAAACAACGTATTGTCTTTATTGAAGCAAACACATTACCTGGCATGACACCTGCTACTGTACTATTTCATCAAGCCGCTGAATTAGGAATACAGCCTATGGATTTCATCGATACAATTGTTACGCTCGGCATAAAAGAACATACTCAACAAAAACCTGCTGAAAACTTTCAGAAAAGCAAAATGTTAAGACCCTAA
- a CDS encoding type II toxin-antitoxin system RelE/ParE family toxin has protein sequence MMMFGNKTKLFAIVYLADVQKKDIPSLPASAKKMIQKAIEQRLMIDPIGYGKPLRYSLKGYRRLRVADYRVVYKIDQEKAQVIVIAIKHRKQVYD, from the coding sequence ATGATGATGTTTGGAAATAAAACAAAGTTATTTGCGATAGTATACTTGGCAGATGTGCAGAAAAAGGATATTCCATCGCTGCCTGCATCGGCAAAAAAAATGATCCAAAAAGCGATTGAACAACGATTAATGATTGATCCGATCGGATACGGCAAGCCATTGCGTTATAGTTTGAAAGGGTATCGCAGATTGCGTGTTGCTGATTACCGCGTGGTATATAAAATTGATCAAGAAAAAGCTCAAGTTATTGTTATTGCAATTAAACATCGTAAACAAGTGTATGATTAA
- a CDS encoding CopG family transcriptional regulator: MPTNKPRFNITMEPEMADHLNKLAKKRSISASKLVQELVADALDRYEDMALSELADERETVTQKVVAHDDVWK, encoded by the coding sequence ATGCCAACTAATAAACCACGGTTTAATATCACCATGGAGCCGGAAATGGCAGATCATTTGAATAAATTAGCAAAAAAGAGATCAATTTCAGCTTCAAAGTTGGTGCAAGAGTTGGTTGCTGATGCTTTAGATCGTTATGAAGATATGGCGCTTTCAGAATTGGCAGATGAGCGCGAAACAGTGACTCAAAAAGTTGTTGCGCATGATGATGTTTGGAAATAA
- a CDS encoding GIY-YIG nuclease family protein encodes MHQYYVYILCSKKYGTLYIGVTNDIARRIYEHKHKLVPGFTSKYGINELVYAKEYRYISEALLHEKMLKRWKRAWKIRLIEESNPDWIDLYYHLN; translated from the coding sequence ATGCATCAATACTACGTTTACATTTTGTGTTCTAAAAAATATGGGACTTTATATATCGGCGTTACAAATGACATAGCGCGTAGAATTTATGAACACAAGCACAAACTTGTTCCTGGATTTACATCTAAATATGGTATTAATGAGTTAGTCTATGCTAAAGAATACCGTTATATCAGTGAAGCGCTTTTGCATGAAAAAATGTTAAAACGTTGGAAGCGTGCTTGGAAGATTCGCTTGATTGAGGAGTCAAATCCTGACTGGATAGACCTTTATTACCATTTAAATTAA
- a CDS encoding RNA methyltransferase: MNEQTKKELVDYLGEYVTPEKKEKIDIILALRTQHLTVALEDVFQPHNASAIVRSTECFGVQDIYCVQDKYRFKVNQGVARGSAYWMNIHSNPSIEDSFVQLKKNGYRIVATTPHAKALYISELPIDQKTALVFGTELTGISQFTTDNADAFVKIPMFGFTESYNVSVSVALCLYELTKRLRASDIDWQLTQAERIDTRLQWYRRIVRASDALEKKFIQERK; encoded by the coding sequence ATGAATGAGCAAACAAAAAAAGAACTTGTTGACTATTTGGGTGAGTATGTAACTCCTGAAAAAAAAGAAAAAATAGATATTATTCTTGCATTGAGGACACAACATCTAACAGTTGCTCTGGAGGATGTTTTTCAGCCTCATAATGCAAGCGCTATTGTTCGATCAACTGAGTGCTTTGGGGTTCAGGATATTTATTGCGTACAGGATAAATATCGATTCAAAGTAAATCAGGGTGTAGCGCGAGGTTCAGCCTATTGGATGAACATTCACAGCAATCCGTCAATCGAAGATTCGTTTGTCCAGCTTAAAAAAAATGGTTATCGTATTGTGGCAACAACGCCACATGCAAAGGCATTGTATATTAGCGAACTTCCGATCGATCAAAAAACCGCTCTTGTTTTTGGGACAGAATTGACCGGTATTAGCCAGTTTACTACGGATAACGCAGATGCATTTGTGAAGATTCCAATGTTTGGTTTTACCGAAAGTTATAATGTTTCGGTGAGTGTTGCATTATGTTTGTATGAGTTGACAAAGCGGTTGCGTGCATCGGATATTGATTGGCAACTTACGCAAGCAGAAAGGATTGATACAAGACTTCAGTGGTATCGACGTATTGTGCGGGCATCAGATGCTTTAGAAAAAAAGTTCATACAAGAAAGAAAATAA
- the orn gene encoding oligoribonuclease, translated as MKKAVKVNRFIWIDCEMTGLEIQKDVLLEIATIITDVDLNIIAEGPELVIHQSDKHLNAMIPLVRDMHKKSGLTEDVRSSVVSLDEAEKQTFEFIQEYCKKEAGVLAGNTVWQDALFLRKYMPRITNFLNYRIVDVSSVKVLVNQWYPKDPYTKFEKAKTHRALSDIRESIAELRHYRKYFFRVDSVMMKES; from the coding sequence ATGAAAAAAGCAGTAAAGGTAAATCGGTTCATTTGGATTGATTGCGAAATGACCGGTCTTGAAATACAAAAGGATGTATTACTTGAAATAGCAACGATTATTACTGATGTTGACCTTAATATCATCGCTGAAGGTCCTGAATTGGTGATTCATCAATCAGATAAACATTTGAATGCGATGATTCCACTTGTGCGAGACATGCACAAAAAATCCGGATTAACAGAAGATGTCCGTTCTTCTGTGGTTTCATTGGATGAGGCTGAAAAACAAACATTTGAGTTTATTCAAGAATATTGCAAAAAAGAAGCGGGTGTTCTTGCGGGTAATACCGTTTGGCAGGATGCTCTTTTTTTAAGAAAATATATGCCGCGCATTACCAATTTCTTGAATTATCGTATTGTTGATGTCAGTTCGGTGAAAGTATTGGTTAATCAATGGTATCCAAAAGATCCTTATACTAAATTTGAAAAAGCAAAAACACATAGAGCTCTTTCTGATATTCGTGAATCTATTGCAGAGTTGCGTCACTATAGGAAGTACTTTTTTAGAGTCGATTCTGTAATGATGAAAGAATCATAA
- a CDS encoding type II toxin-antitoxin system PemK/MazF family toxin produces the protein MVKQFPKRGDIFWVKLDPTLGSEINKTRPAVIVSNDLQNEYSNIVIIAPLTSNIKRKLPFHVSIEVEGKEGRILIDQVRAIDKRRLAKQMAICELQTMIAIDKALKLVFNLI, from the coding sequence ATGGTAAAACAGTTTCCCAAACGAGGAGATATTTTTTGGGTTAAATTAGACCCCACGCTCGGTAGCGAAATAAATAAAACACGCCCTGCAGTTATTGTTTCCAATGATTTACAAAACGAGTATTCAAACATCGTGATTATTGCTCCGCTTACCAGTAATATTAAACGTAAGTTACCATTTCACGTGTCTATCGAAGTAGAAGGAAAGGAAGGGCGTATTCTGATTGATCAAGTTCGTGCTATTGATAAAAGAAGATTGGCAAAGCAGATGGCAATCTGTGAACTGCAAACCATGATTGCAATTGATAAGGCATTAAAGTTGGTGTTTAATTTGATTTAG
- a CDS encoding methyltransferase, with protein sequence MKRQLLFSILLSGVTSLYGYDFYGNYLFFKQSMHDMRKIGAIMPTSRSAANELVRPLSFKVGARNILEVGAGTGAITEVIIAQLTPEDRFDIIEIDPALCQILHKKFGHLAHVHINSMSIEQWNPGYTYDVIISTIPLTNLAIEDIETIFNHFQYLAAPGAVFSYLEYMSAPLKKLFINSQKAAVLQEKLQYMHDFRGQFRSNSVKVFVNVPPTYAHHIVLPGKLA encoded by the coding sequence ATGAAAAGACAGCTTTTATTTTCAATTTTATTGTCAGGCGTTACATCGTTATATGGCTATGATTTTTATGGCAATTATCTTTTTTTTAAACAGTCAATGCATGATATGAGAAAAATTGGTGCTATTATGCCAACATCGAGATCTGCAGCCAATGAGTTGGTGCGTCCATTATCATTTAAGGTTGGAGCACGGAATATTTTAGAAGTTGGTGCAGGAACCGGTGCAATTACCGAGGTTATTATTGCTCAATTAACACCGGAAGATCGATTTGATATTATCGAAATTGATCCGGCATTGTGTCAAATCTTGCACAAAAAATTCGGTCATCTTGCTCATGTTCATATTAATAGCATGTCGATTGAACAGTGGAATCCAGGCTATACATATGATGTAATTATCTCTACTATTCCATTGACCAATTTGGCAATTGAAGATATTGAGACCATTTTTAATCATTTTCAATATCTTGCTGCACCGGGGGCTGTGTTCTCTTATTTGGAGTATATGTCTGCTCCATTAAAAAAACTATTTATAAACAGCCAAAAAGCTGCAGTATTGCAAGAGAAACTACAGTATATGCATGATTTCAGGGGGCAATTTCGTAGCAATTCTGTGAAAGTGTTTGTTAATGTGCCGCCTACCTATGCGCATCACATTGTGTTACCGGGCAAATTGGCATAG
- a CDS encoding DUF5092 domain-containing protein — MKKSIFICLLIFQCIFSADHGDHEKPMIVRGKVVSHLNLDREEPILDIVFKKHIKENDQKGLASIVARVKSDNQHVIYYDAYQLNNLVFGQDSVGPLTKRVEDPQSKKLIDEIRYFILHSEHDPSFVTIGSTSGMQQPNRRLFVQTVLYANNPNVLPKDRALAHVEVGRKYALGHGVNKADAQNALYWYQKAIDQEVNKRAQARANYGIAKVYHQGLAGVQKDYAKAAEYYRKVIDQFDSIGSREWGKFNLARILELGGHGLKANWSEALPLYLDLAQYATIPEVKKQASNVTAIYYLRTEELKKKALKEYSDENRHLPIKYDSDAELSGEGTVARPEDDVAPGVDELLPNDDTGEHNSPRLKESLGS; from the coding sequence ATGAAAAAAAGTATCTTCATATGTTTATTGATATTTCAATGCATATTTTCTGCCGATCACGGTGATCATGAGAAGCCAATGATTGTGCGTGGTAAGGTTGTGAGTCATCTTAATTTAGATCGTGAAGAGCCAATTTTGGATATTGTGTTTAAAAAACATATAAAAGAAAATGATCAAAAAGGATTAGCTTCTATTGTTGCGCGTGTGAAATCAGATAATCAGCATGTAATATATTATGATGCATATCAACTGAATAATTTAGTCTTTGGTCAAGATTCGGTTGGTCCGCTTACAAAAAGAGTGGAAGATCCACAGAGTAAGAAATTAATAGATGAAATTCGTTATTTTATTTTGCATTCAGAGCATGATCCGTCGTTTGTGACGATAGGATCAACGAGTGGGATGCAGCAGCCAAACCGAAGGTTATTTGTTCAAACGGTATTGTATGCAAATAATCCTAATGTATTGCCAAAAGATCGAGCATTAGCTCATGTTGAAGTCGGGAGAAAATATGCATTAGGGCATGGTGTCAACAAGGCTGATGCGCAAAATGCATTATATTGGTATCAAAAGGCTATAGATCAAGAAGTAAATAAAAGGGCGCAAGCGCGAGCAAACTATGGTATCGCAAAAGTGTATCATCAGGGGCTTGCAGGAGTACAAAAAGATTATGCGAAAGCTGCGGAATATTATCGTAAAGTAATTGATCAATTCGATAGTATTGGTTCACGTGAATGGGGAAAATTTAATTTGGCTCGTATATTAGAGTTGGGCGGACATGGTCTTAAAGCAAATTGGAGTGAAGCGTTGCCATTATATCTTGATCTTGCTCAGTATGCTACAATTCCTGAAGTAAAAAAACAGGCCTCAAATGTTACAGCTATTTATTATTTAAGAACCGAAGAATTAAAGAAAAAGGCTTTAAAAGAGTATTCTGATGAAAATCGGCATTTGCCGATCAAGTATGATTCTGATGCTGAATTATCAGGCGAAGGAACTGTAGCGCGGCCGGAAGATGATGTTGCTCCAGGAGTAGATGAGCTTCTTCCAAATGATGATACAGGAGAACATAATAGTCCTAGATTAAAAGAAAGTTTAGGGTCTTAA